The genomic region AGGGCACCTGGTTGGCCCCACGCTTGATGGTGTTAATCTCGGGGTCGAAGCCGTCGTATTTGGTGATGACGAACAGGTTTTGACCCGTAGCGTACACGCGGGCACCCTTAAATACTGAACCAATGTTGCCGAAGGAGTAGGCCAGCGTCAGGTTAGACATTTTCAGGTAGTTACCCTTCTCGAGGTAGCGGGTAGTGGCGGCCGAGGGGTTGCCGATAGACTCCTTCACCGGATTCTCAAAGGTGGAAAGCGCAATGTTCTTGCCGGCGCCAATCTGACCCACGTTACCTACTGCATTGAGCGTGTTGTTGTAGATGTACTGTCCAAAGGCACCGGTCATGTTGGCTACCAGCGAGAGTTTGCCGTACCGCACGTTGGCGCCCAGGCCCAGCAGCGTTTTGGGGTTAGGGCTACCGGCGTAGGCAATCGGACCAGGTGCGTTGGAAAGGCCTTGCTCATTTAGGCCAGTGTATTGGGGTAGGAAGAACGCGTTGATGGGGTAGCCGCTGGTAATCAGCTGCGCCAATACACCCGACAAGCCCTGGCCGTTAATGGCGCCAGTGGTGATGTCGGCCGTTCGCAGGTCCTTCACTTCGTTATGAATAAAAGTGGCGTTGGCATTCAATCCCACGTCTACTTTCTCGTTGGTTACGATAGTAGTATTCAGTGCCAGCTCTACCCCTTTGTTAACGATTTTACCGTCGAGGTTGGTCCAGCGAATGGCCTGCACTGGCGGCGCAGGTTGGCCGGGTAGCTGCGGAAACAGAAGGTCGGTAGTGGTTTTGTAGAAATAGTCGGCCGTGAGAGTTACGCGGTTGTTGAACATACCCACGTCAATACCAGCATTGTACTGAGCGTCCGATTGCCATTTCAGATCCGGGTTGGCATCGTTCAGCGGAGCCTGCTCCCCTAGATTGTTGAAGGTGTAGCGTCCCTGCGCCGAACCAGCCGGAAATTCCTGGTTGCCGGTGCGTCCGTAGCCGGCCCGTAGTTTCAACTGCGTGAGGCGCTCAGTTGGGAAGAAGGATTCCTGGCTCAAGTCCCAGGCAATGGCGAAGGAAGGGAAATAGCCTACCTTATTGTTTGGCCCAAACTTGCTGCTTTCGTCGCGACGCAGCGTACCCGTCAATACATAGCGGTCCTTATAGTTCAGGATAGCCCGGCCAAAGACAGATTGCAGCTGCGAAGATGGATCAACGAAAGAAGAGACCAAGCGCGACCCGGCAGACGAGCTTTGAATGTAGTTTGTGTAATCGAGGCCATAGTTGCCAAAACCGCCCTGCGCAGGGTTGCCGTAGGCATTCAAATTAGAGCCCTGGTTTGCAAACTTGGTGTATTCGTAGCCTAGGAGCGCATTGATATTCAATCCATCCTTCACTTGTTTGTTGAAAGTGAGGGTATGCGCGATTTGCTGGGTGGTCAACTCATTCTGGCCGATGCTGGCAAAGCCTTGGTCTTGAATACCAGGGTAGTTAATCAGGCGCTGGTCAATGGAAGTACGCCGCTCACCGGTGTTGTAGTTGACGCTGATCAGCATCCGGTACTGCAGCCAGTCCGTGAACTTGTAATACGGTGCGGCACTGGCCAGAATGGTCGTTACACGCGAGCGGTCGTTGTAATATTCCTGGCTGGCTACTGGGTTTACCACGTCGCCGGGCTGCACGAACAACGTACCATCAGGGTTGCGCAGGGGCTGGGTAGGGTTCCACTGCAGCGCCTGCCCAATCAGGCTACCCCGGAAACCAGCATCGGTGGTGATGTTGGCTAGTTCTTCGCGGAATTGGCTGGTGGCAATGTTTACATCAAGGCCAAGCTTTTTGCTTTCTAGGAATTGGAAGTTGGTAGATAGGTTGGCGCTGTACTTTTTAAACCCTGTCTTCTTTACAATGCCATCCTGGTCGAGGTAGCCGATAGAGAGACGGTAGCGACCGGTTTCGCCGCCGCCGCTCATGGCTACGTTGTAGTTCTGGAGGTAGCCCGTGCGCAAAATCTCCTTGAGCGCATCCACGTCGCCCCCTTTATCGTTGGCGGCCGGCGCGCCATAGTAGCCTATGGCCTCACGATACTGGCTAGCATTGAGGAAATCGGGGCGGCGCAGCAGGGTAGAGAAGCCGTTGGAGATGCCTACGTTCAGGACCGGGGCACCGGTTTTGCCTTTTTTGGTAGTGATGAGCACCACGCCATACGCCGCCCGCGAGCCATAAATGGCCGTAGCTGAGGCGTCTTTCAACACCGTCACCGCCTCCACGTCGTCGGGGTTGAGGAAGTTGAGCGGGTTGCTATCTGCGCCTGCGCCCACATCGGTAGAAGCCACCAAGCCCGGCCGGGCCGTACGGCCATCGAGCGGCACGCCATCTACCACATACAGGGGCTGGCCAGTGCCCGTCACGGCCGAGTTGCCGCGAATACGCACAGTAGCTGGTCCGCCGGGCTGGCCGCTATTGTTGCTCACTTGCACACCCGATACCCGGCCCTGAATCAATTGGTCGGGGGAGGTGAAGGTGCCGCGGTTGAATTCTTTCTCGGTTAGGGTAGTCACCGAGCCGGTCACGTCCTCCTTGCGGGCCGTGCCGTAGCCTACCACTACTACATCGCCCAAGGCTTTGGAGTCTTCCTGCAGGGTAACGGAAATGCTAGACTTGCCGGTAATGTCGACGCGCTGGGAGGTGTAGCCCACCGACGAAACCGATAGAGTAGTGGTAGCTGCTGGCACTTGCAATTCAAATGAGCCGTCGGAACCGGAACTGGTCCCAACGGTAGTGCCGGGAATAATAATTGTGACGCCGGGCAGGCCAGTGGAATTGGCGTCTATTACCTTACCCGTGATAGTCCGGTTGGCTTGCGCCTGGCCGAAATGCGGAAGAAAAACGAACAGAGTCGCCAAAACAATCAGTAGCGCCACGTGCCGGGAAAAGCGGCTACTCGGTTGCCGAACCAAAACTGGTACAGGCAAATGATACCACGCGTATTCGTTGTGCATATAGTGAAAGAATGAAGTGTGGGAATTTTGACCGAAAACGTTTGAAATATATAGAAATCGATTGCATAAAACCTTTCCGTGGCTATATAATTTTTAATCTTTTTTAATGTGCGCTAACAAGATGCTCATTCGGTAAGCCGGTGAGTACGAGCGATAAGCAAAAGGCTAATAGAAATCGAAGACTACAGTATGTAGTCGGGAAAGAGAAAATGCGCTCTGTTGAGCTTGAAAAAGCATTTTTGCCCGCTGTGCCGGGCTAGTTGCACTAGTAGACCGTTGAATGGTTTGGATCAACGCTGAGAAGCTCGTGCGCAAGTGTACTTGCGCACGAGCTTCTCTTAGCGGCAAGCTCTTCAATAGTGCAGCAATAGAATGTGCTAGATTAGCAGCAGACCCTTCTCCCGCAACAGTTGCCAAGTAGGCGACTGTAGGAAAGCTTCGAACGACTGACCAGCAGTAGCCGGGAAGGAGGCAGCAGCTTCCTTGAGCAGCAGCTTAGTGTCGTAGTCGGTGGTAAGGCGGGTGAGCAGCTGGTGTAGCCAGGAACCAAGGGTAGGACTAGTCTTCAACTCAAAATCCTCGGCTTGCTCATAGAACGTGAGCACAGCGCGTGCTCCTTTTTTACCGGCTTCTTGGCGTAGTTCGGGCGCATTGCCTAGCCAAAACAGCCGGTTGTTTTGCCGGGCAAAATCCGGCTTACCTTCCTCTTGTAGCGCCTGCTGAATGAGGTGGCGCGACACAGTAGGGCGAGGCGTTTTAAAATCGAACCAAAATTGTAGCGGTTCTTGCAGGGCCACGCCGTGCATGTAGTTGTAGAGTGCCTTAGCCAGACCAGGACCAAACCGTTCGTGGTCGGTGCCAGTGGGGTCGTCGTGCCAGAGGTCGTTCCAGGCAAAGGTGCCCGGCTCGGGACCGATGGCAGCTACCTGATACTTCGCTGGGTTCTTCCCTACCGGCGAGTGCGCCGTCATCGAAAAGCGGTGCCAATAGCCACTTTGCACAATGCCTGCCCCAAACAACTGCCGTACTACCTCCAAAGAGTCTACCGTTTCCTGTGCTGACTGGGTAGGGAAACCGTACATCAGGTAGGCGTGTACCATAATGCCGGCCTGCGTGAAGCCGTCTGTCACGCGGGCTACTTGAGCAATAGTGACGCCCTTTTCCATGAGGGCCAGCAGGCGGTCGGAGGCTACCTCTAGGCCACCACTCACGGCAATGCAGCCCGAAGCGGCTAGCAAGCGGCATAAATCGGGCGAGAAGGTTTTCTCGAAGCGAATATTACCCCACCACGTAATACTCACGCGGCGGCGTAGCAGCTCCACCGCTAGGTCGCGCAGGGCCAGGGGCGGGGCGGCTTCATCCACGAAGTGAAACCCTGTTTGACCAGTCTGAGCAATAATCTGCTCGATGCGGTCTACCAGTAGGGTAGCCGGTGCGGTTTCGTAGCGGCTGATGTAGTCCAGCGTCACGTCGCAGAAAGAGCAGCGCTTCCAATAGCAGCCGTGGGCAATGGTCAGCTTGTTCCAGCGCCCATCGCTCCAAAGGCGGTGCATGGGATTTAGCACTTCAATTACCGACAGATACTCGGTGAGTGGCAAATCGGAGTAGTCAGGCGTGCCTACCTCGGGGTGCGGAATGTCGGGGAAGGGTTGGTTGACGTACTCTACCTCCCCAGCCGCATTGCGCAGAAAAGTGCGCTGGAAGGGTAGGGGAGAGTCTAGGCCGTCATGCTGGGCCTGTCGAAGCATCTCTATTGCTTCGTTGTTAGACGCAGAAATTGCTAACGGTAGAGATGCTTCAACAAGCTCAGCATGACGGCCTTTTTGACTCAAATATTCCAACAACCGCAGCCACGGCCCTTCGCCATCGTCGAGCGTGAGGTAATCGATATAATCAAAAAAGCGTGGCTCTTTCAGCTGGCGCAGTTCCGTGTTGGGGTAGCCACCGCCCATCAGAGTTTTGATGCGCGGGCGGAGCTGCTTGGCACGGCCCGCCAGCCGCAGCGCCCCGTAGAGGTTGCCCGGAAACGGCACCGAAAACCCTACCACGTCCGGTTCCACGCGGGCCACTAGGGCATCCAGCAGTTCCTCCAGCATCTGATCCAGCAGGTTGGGTGCGGCTTGCAGGGCCTCGTGCAGCGGATCGAACGAGGTGGCCGACATACCCAGCTTCTCAGCATAGCGCGAAAAGCCAAACTGTGGCCCTACCGTCTCTTTGATTAGGTCGCCCAGGTCTTCGAGGTAGAGCGTAGCCAAGTGGCGGGCCTGGTCGGTGAGGCCCATCGTACCGAAGGCACTTTCCAAGTCGGCTACGTTGTCGAAGCGGCTGGCTTCGGGGAGGTAGCGGGCGTGGCAGATGCGCGGTGCCAGGGTAGTATCCTTGTTTTGCAGAAAGCGAATGACCGGACCAATGGTAGTCAGGTAGCTGCGTTGCAGACGTACCATGCGTCGGGCGTTGTCGCTCAACTCGAAGCCACCTTGCTCAATAGCCGCAAACACACGCCGCAAGCCTTCCTGCGAAAACAGCTTCAGCACTAGGTCTAGCCCTAAGTCAGCTTGCGTGACCTGGTAGCCGCGCCCCGTCAGAAAGCCTTTGATGTAGGCGGTGGCCGGGTAGGGCGTATTCAGCTGCGTGAGCGGCGGGGTGATGAGCAGGATGCGGGGACTAGACACGGCGACAACAACCGCCAACCGGCGGTAAAGGTGCCCGCAAAGGTACGGCGCGCTACGTTGTTTTAGCCCGTTGCCGTTGGTGAGCGGTGACACCCAAAACAAAACCGGCGGGATAGAAGAACATAGCTCCTACCCCGCCGGTTTTGTACGGATAGTTCTGTATTACCCCAGCTTATCCAGTGATAAGCGCTTAGGCATCAGGTCGCGGCGGAATTCGCTTACGGAGCGGCCCGTCACTTGGCGGAACTGGTTGCTCAGGTGCTGGCCGGAACTGTAGCGCATCTGGTCGGCAATTTCGCTAAGGGTTAGCTCGCCGTAGCTCAGCATTTCCTTCACACGCTCAATCTTGAGGCGAATCAGGTATTTCTCAATAGTGAGGTTGGCGGTGCGCGAGAAAACTTTGCTTAGGTGCGAGTAGGTAGCGGCAAAGCGTTCCGTCAGGAAGGCCGAGGTGGTAAGGGGCATCCGGGCAGTGCGCAGGTGCTCTAGATACTCCGTCAGAGAAGTCTTGATTTGCTCGGTGAGTTGTTCGGCGCGGCCGGTCAACACGTCAAATCCGGCTTCTTGCAGGATGGGCGCCACGGCGGTAGGGTCAGCGGGGGTAGTGCGGTCTAGCTGAGCCTGGCCCAGCGTTACTTCAGTGGGCCGGTAGCCGGCCTGTTCCAACACGGTGCGCACGGCGTCGATGCACCGGGGGCACACCATGTTTTTGATGTGTAAGAGTGTGGTTTTCACGGGTGTCGTTTTTGGCTGGATCGAGAGGCAGTTCGGGTAGGTGTACGCGCAGACGAAGGTGAGGTTGAGGCAGATGAACGACGCGAAGACGTTTTTGTGAACGAGTCGGAAACCCACTCCTTGCCAAACCAACTGCGGGCAGCCCAGTTCACGAACGGTACAACGCCCAGAAAAGTGACTGCCAACAGCCAGAAAAATACGAAAAAGGCGGAAAATAGTCTGGCGAAAAAATGATTTTTCACGCCGAATGTGTAGCTGATCAGCAGCAGGGCCAATAGCAGACTCGCGCCAGCTAAAATGCCCGCTTGACGTCGCAAACGTGGAAAATCAAAGGTAGAAGAGGAAGTACGGGCCATAAGTGCAGCGCAACGGACTACAAATATATCATTACCTGCGTGTTCTGGCGGCAGATGAAAACCGCAGGGGCCTTCCGCCGTACCATTAATTTCTCCTCGCTGATTTTTCGCTTTCCCTACCTCATGAAAACTCTTTCGACCCTGCGCCTACTGGCCGCCTCGTTATTTGTTTCTTCGGCTACCCTGCTAGGTGCATGCAGCA from Hymenobacter aerilatus harbors:
- a CDS encoding SusC/RagA family TonB-linked outer membrane protein gives rise to the protein MHNEYAWYHLPVPVLVRQPSSRFSRHVALLIVLATLFVFLPHFGQAQANRTITGKVIDANSTGLPGVTIIIPGTTVGTSSGSDGSFELQVPAATTTLSVSSVGYTSQRVDITGKSSISVTLQEDSKALGDVVVVGYGTARKEDVTGSVTTLTEKEFNRGTFTSPDQLIQGRVSGVQVSNNSGQPGGPATVRIRGNSAVTGTGQPLYVVDGVPLDGRTARPGLVASTDVGAGADSNPLNFLNPDDVEAVTVLKDASATAIYGSRAAYGVVLITTKKGKTGAPVLNVGISNGFSTLLRRPDFLNASQYREAIGYYGAPAANDKGGDVDALKEILRTGYLQNYNVAMSGGGETGRYRLSIGYLDQDGIVKKTGFKKYSANLSTNFQFLESKKLGLDVNIATSQFREELANITTDAGFRGSLIGQALQWNPTQPLRNPDGTLFVQPGDVVNPVASQEYYNDRSRVTTILASAAPYYKFTDWLQYRMLISVNYNTGERRTSIDQRLINYPGIQDQGFASIGQNELTTQQIAHTLTFNKQVKDGLNINALLGYEYTKFANQGSNLNAYGNPAQGGFGNYGLDYTNYIQSSSAGSRLVSSFVDPSSQLQSVFGRAILNYKDRYVLTGTLRRDESSKFGPNNKVGYFPSFAIAWDLSQESFFPTERLTQLKLRAGYGRTGNQEFPAGSAQGRYTFNNLGEQAPLNDANPDLKWQSDAQYNAGIDVGMFNNRVTLTADYFYKTTTDLLFPQLPGQPAPPVQAIRWTNLDGKIVNKGVELALNTTIVTNEKVDVGLNANATFIHNEVKDLRTADITTGAINGQGLSGVLAQLITSGYPINAFFLPQYTGLNEQGLSNAPGPIAYAGSPNPKTLLGLGANVRYGKLSLVANMTGAFGQYIYNNTLNAVGNVGQIGAGKNIALSTFENPVKESIGNPSAATTRYLEKGNYLKMSNLTLAYSFGNIGSVFKGARVYATGQNLFVITKYDGFDPEINTIKRGANQVPSVGIDYLPYPSARTFTFGVNFSL
- a CDS encoding B12-binding domain-containing radical SAM protein: MSSPRILLITPPLTQLNTPYPATAYIKGFLTGRGYQVTQADLGLDLVLKLFSQEGLRRVFAAIEQGGFELSDNARRMVRLQRSYLTTIGPVIRFLQNKDTTLAPRICHARYLPEASRFDNVADLESAFGTMGLTDQARHLATLYLEDLGDLIKETVGPQFGFSRYAEKLGMSATSFDPLHEALQAAPNLLDQMLEELLDALVARVEPDVVGFSVPFPGNLYGALRLAGRAKQLRPRIKTLMGGGYPNTELRQLKEPRFFDYIDYLTLDDGEGPWLRLLEYLSQKGRHAELVEASLPLAISASNNEAIEMLRQAQHDGLDSPLPFQRTFLRNAAGEVEYVNQPFPDIPHPEVGTPDYSDLPLTEYLSVIEVLNPMHRLWSDGRWNKLTIAHGCYWKRCSFCDVTLDYISRYETAPATLLVDRIEQIIAQTGQTGFHFVDEAAPPLALRDLAVELLRRRVSITWWGNIRFEKTFSPDLCRLLAASGCIAVSGGLEVASDRLLALMEKGVTIAQVARVTDGFTQAGIMVHAYLMYGFPTQSAQETVDSLEVVRQLFGAGIVQSGYWHRFSMTAHSPVGKNPAKYQVAAIGPEPGTFAWNDLWHDDPTGTDHERFGPGLAKALYNYMHGVALQEPLQFWFDFKTPRPTVSRHLIQQALQEEGKPDFARQNNRLFWLGNAPELRQEAGKKGARAVLTFYEQAEDFELKTSPTLGSWLHQLLTRLTTDYDTKLLLKEAAASFPATAGQSFEAFLQSPTWQLLREKGLLLI
- a CDS encoding AraC family transcriptional regulator, which produces MKTTLLHIKNMVCPRCIDAVRTVLEQAGYRPTEVTLGQAQLDRTTPADPTAVAPILQEAGFDVLTGRAEQLTEQIKTSLTEYLEHLRTARMPLTTSAFLTERFAATYSHLSKVFSRTANLTIEKYLIRLKIERVKEMLSYGELTLSEIADQMRYSSGQHLSNQFRQVTGRSVSEFRRDLMPKRLSLDKLG